A part of Mycolicibacterium sp. TUM20985 genomic DNA contains:
- a CDS encoding MaoC family dehydratase — protein sequence MKVFKDLDEFATALGSQLGPTDWMEIGQDRVDLFADATDDHQWIHVDPQRAASGPFGGTIAHGLLTLSLLPHFSHQLYRVDNIALAVNYGYDKVRFITPVKVGAKIRARGEITAIKQLDGAVQATTTITVEIEDSAKPAAVAESIVRYIA from the coding sequence GTGAAGGTTTTCAAGGATCTCGACGAGTTTGCGACGGCACTCGGTAGCCAACTCGGACCGACGGACTGGATGGAAATTGGACAAGATCGCGTCGACCTCTTCGCCGACGCCACCGACGACCATCAGTGGATCCACGTCGACCCCCAGCGGGCGGCCAGTGGGCCGTTCGGTGGGACCATTGCCCACGGTCTGCTCACGCTCTCGCTGCTGCCGCATTTCTCTCATCAGCTCTACCGGGTGGACAACATCGCGCTGGCGGTGAATTACGGCTACGACAAGGTGCGGTTCATCACCCCCGTCAAGGTGGGCGCGAAGATTCGCGCTCGCGGCGAGATCACGGCGATCAAACAGCTCGACGGGGCGGTTCAGGCAACGACGACGATCACGGTCGAGATCGAGGACTCCGCCAAGCCGGCCGCGGTCGCGGAGTCGATCGTTCGCTACATCGCGTGA
- a CDS encoding GntR family transcriptional regulator — protein sequence MSTSSDPGFAARPQLADDVARFVRRRIFDGTYRAAEYLRLDQLAVELGISVTPVREALLNLCAEGLLVQQPRRGFIVQELTAQDMADVANVQAFIGGELAARAAQTISDEQLSNLRAIQDELEEAYGGGDLDRTVRLNHEFHRLINVVADSPKLTQFMSGITRYAPESVFPTLSGWPKQSTRDHRRVLAAFERRDADGARSAMAEHFTVGVAPLTEHLVARGVIV from the coding sequence GTGAGTACCAGCTCTGACCCGGGTTTCGCGGCCCGCCCGCAACTCGCTGACGACGTCGCCCGTTTCGTCCGGCGGCGCATCTTCGACGGCACCTACCGTGCGGCTGAGTATCTGCGGCTCGACCAACTCGCAGTAGAGCTCGGTATCAGCGTGACGCCCGTGCGCGAGGCGCTGCTGAACCTTTGTGCGGAGGGGCTTCTGGTACAGCAGCCGCGGCGCGGTTTCATCGTCCAAGAGCTCACGGCCCAAGACATGGCCGACGTCGCCAACGTGCAGGCCTTCATCGGTGGTGAACTCGCTGCGCGAGCCGCCCAGACGATCTCCGACGAACAGCTCTCGAACCTGCGCGCCATTCAGGATGAGCTCGAAGAGGCCTATGGCGGCGGAGATCTCGATCGCACGGTTCGGCTGAACCACGAGTTCCACCGGCTGATCAACGTGGTGGCGGACTCGCCGAAGCTCACCCAGTTCATGTCGGGCATCACGCGCTACGCGCCCGAGTCGGTCTTCCCGACGCTGTCCGGGTGGCCGAAACAGTCGACGAGGGACCACCGTCGCGTGCTCGCCGCATTCGAGCGGCGCGACGCCGACGGCGCGCGGTCGGCCATGGCGGAGCACTTCACCGTCGGGGTGGCGCCGCTGACCGAGCACCTCGTCGCGCGCGGCGTCATCGTCTAG
- a CDS encoding acyl-CoA dehydrogenase family protein encodes MSKLAQTAGLTEVQTEIVATVRQFVDREVIPHAQELEHADAYPQAIVDKMCEMGLFGLMIPEEYGGLGESLLTYALCVEELARGWMSVSGVINTHFIVAYMIRQHGTDEQKQRFLPRMATGEVRGAFSMSEPELGSDVAAIRTRAVRDAEGDYTINGQKMWLTNGGSSTLVAALVKTDEGADKPHRNLTAFLIEKPAGFGEVLPGLVIPGKLDKLGYKGIDTTELLFDGYRADAADVLGEQPGQGFFQMMDGVEVGRVNVSARACGVSIRAFELAIRYAQQRSTFGKPIAEHQAIAFQLAEMATKVEAAHLMMVHAARLKDSGERNDVAAGMAKYLASEYCSEVTEQSFRIHGGYGYSKEYEIERLMRDAPFLLIGEGTSEIQKTIISKSLLREYQL; translated from the coding sequence ATGAGCAAGCTCGCCCAGACGGCCGGCCTCACCGAGGTGCAGACCGAGATCGTCGCCACCGTGCGTCAGTTCGTCGACAGGGAGGTCATTCCGCACGCCCAGGAACTCGAGCACGCCGACGCCTATCCGCAGGCGATCGTCGACAAGATGTGCGAGATGGGCCTGTTCGGGCTGATGATCCCCGAGGAGTACGGGGGGCTGGGGGAGTCGCTGCTCACCTATGCGCTGTGCGTCGAGGAGTTGGCCCGCGGCTGGATGAGTGTGTCCGGTGTGATCAACACGCACTTCATCGTTGCGTACATGATCCGCCAGCACGGCACCGATGAGCAGAAGCAGCGCTTCCTGCCCCGGATGGCGACCGGTGAAGTCCGTGGCGCCTTCTCGATGTCCGAGCCGGAGCTGGGATCCGACGTGGCGGCCATCCGCACCAGGGCCGTGCGCGACGCCGAGGGTGACTACACGATCAACGGCCAGAAGATGTGGCTCACCAACGGGGGCAGCTCCACACTCGTTGCCGCACTGGTGAAGACCGATGAGGGGGCCGACAAACCGCACCGCAACCTCACCGCGTTCCTGATCGAGAAGCCGGCTGGTTTCGGCGAGGTGCTGCCCGGGCTGGTGATCCCCGGCAAACTCGACAAACTGGGGTACAAGGGCATCGACACGACCGAGCTGCTCTTCGACGGCTACCGGGCCGACGCCGCCGACGTGCTGGGCGAGCAGCCGGGGCAGGGTTTCTTCCAGATGATGGACGGCGTCGAGGTCGGCCGGGTGAACGTCTCGGCCCGCGCCTGCGGGGTCAGCATCCGGGCCTTCGAGCTGGCCATCCGGTACGCACAGCAGCGCAGCACGTTCGGCAAGCCCATCGCGGAGCACCAGGCCATCGCGTTCCAGCTCGCCGAGATGGCGACCAAGGTGGAGGCCGCCCACTTGATGATGGTGCACGCGGCCCGGCTGAAGGATTCGGGCGAGCGCAACGACGTGGCGGCCGGAATGGCGAAATACCTTGCGAGCGAATATTGCTCGGAGGTCACCGAGCAGAGCTTCCGCATTCACGGTGGGTATGGCTACTCGAAGGAGTACGAGATCGAGCGGCTGATGCGCGATGCGCCGTTCCTGTTGATCGGTGAGGGCACCAGCGAGATTCAGAAGACGATCATCAGCAAGAGCCTGCTGCGTGAGTACCAGCTCTGA
- a CDS encoding acyl-CoA dehydrogenase family protein, whose amino-acid sequence MSEPAVGSQVSDQDFRDIRDATRDFVRSVVMPRGLEIANGNAVPDDIREQTKKMGLFGYAIPQEWGGLGLDITQDVELALEFGYTTLALRSMFGTNNGIAGQVLVGFGTDEQKARWLEGIASGDVVASFALTEPGAGSNPAGLRTKAIRDGDQWVITGRKQYITNAPTADLFVVFARTRPADADGPGIAVFLVPADAAGVEVGAKDAKMGQEGAWTSDVNLDAVRVGDDALIGGAVDVGYRAAMTSLARGRIHIAALSVGAAQRALDESVAYAATATQGGTAIGEFQLVQAMIADMQTGVMAGRALVRDAARMWLTGEDRRIAPSTAKLFCTEMVGRVADLAVQVHGGAGYMRDVPVERIYRDVRLLRLYEGTSEIQRLIIGGGLVKAAQRKS is encoded by the coding sequence ATGTCAGAGCCCGCCGTCGGCAGTCAGGTCAGCGATCAGGACTTTCGGGACATCCGAGACGCGACGCGCGACTTCGTCCGGTCGGTGGTGATGCCCCGCGGGTTGGAGATCGCCAACGGGAACGCCGTGCCAGACGACATTCGCGAACAGACGAAGAAGATGGGACTCTTCGGCTACGCGATCCCTCAGGAGTGGGGCGGGCTCGGGCTGGACATCACCCAGGACGTCGAACTGGCGCTGGAATTCGGCTACACGACCCTGGCGCTGCGCTCGATGTTCGGGACCAACAACGGCATCGCGGGTCAGGTTCTGGTCGGCTTCGGCACCGATGAGCAGAAGGCCCGCTGGCTCGAGGGGATCGCCTCGGGCGACGTCGTCGCATCCTTCGCCTTGACCGAGCCCGGAGCCGGGTCGAACCCAGCTGGGTTGCGCACCAAGGCCATTCGCGATGGTGACCAGTGGGTGATCACCGGACGCAAGCAGTACATCACCAACGCGCCGACCGCCGACCTGTTCGTGGTCTTCGCGCGCACCCGTCCCGCGGACGCCGACGGCCCAGGGATCGCGGTGTTCCTGGTGCCCGCCGACGCCGCAGGGGTCGAGGTCGGCGCCAAGGACGCCAAGATGGGCCAGGAGGGCGCATGGACCTCCGACGTCAACCTCGACGCCGTGCGCGTCGGCGACGATGCACTGATCGGCGGTGCCGTCGACGTGGGCTACCGGGCTGCCATGACCTCCTTGGCCAGGGGGCGCATCCACATCGCCGCGCTGTCGGTCGGGGCGGCTCAGCGCGCGCTCGACGAGTCGGTGGCCTATGCCGCGACGGCGACCCAGGGCGGCACGGCGATCGGCGAATTCCAACTCGTCCAGGCCATGATCGCGGACATGCAGACGGGTGTGATGGCCGGCCGGGCACTGGTCCGCGACGCCGCCAGAATGTGGCTCACCGGCGAGGATCGTCGCATCGCCCCGTCGACGGCGAAGTTGTTCTGCACCGAAATGGTGGGCCGCGTGGCCGATCTCGCGGTCCAAGTCCACGGCGGCGCCGGGTACATGCGCGACGTTCCCGTCGAGAGGATCTACCGGGACGTACGACTCTTGCGACTCTACGAAGGCACCAGTGAGATCCAGCGTCTCATCATCGGCGGTGGTCTCGTCAAGGCGGCGCAGCGCAAGTCCTGA
- the fabG gene encoding 3-oxoacyl-ACP reductase FabG, which yields MLELGRRKDGYDVALLEGRTAVVTGGAQGIGFAIAERYVAEGARVVLGDLDLPATEAAVEKLGGHEVATAVRCDVTRADDVEALVAAAVERFGSLDVMVNNAGITRDATMRKMTEEQFDQVISVHLKGTWNGTRKAANIMRENKSGAIVNISSISGKVGLIGQTNYSAAKAGIVGLTKAAAKEVAHLGVRINAIQPGLIRSAMTEAMPQRIWDAKLAEIPMARAGEPAEVANVALFLASDLSSYMTGTVLEVTGGRHI from the coding sequence ATGTTGGAGCTGGGACGCAGGAAGGACGGGTACGACGTGGCATTGCTCGAGGGACGGACCGCAGTGGTCACCGGCGGGGCGCAGGGAATCGGGTTCGCCATCGCCGAACGCTATGTCGCCGAGGGCGCCCGCGTGGTGCTCGGCGATCTCGACCTGCCCGCCACCGAAGCCGCGGTCGAGAAGTTGGGTGGACACGAGGTCGCGACGGCCGTGCGCTGCGACGTGACGAGGGCCGACGACGTGGAGGCACTCGTCGCGGCCGCGGTGGAGAGGTTCGGGAGCCTCGACGTGATGGTCAACAACGCCGGCATCACGCGCGACGCCACCATGCGCAAGATGACCGAGGAGCAGTTCGACCAGGTCATCTCGGTGCACCTCAAGGGGACCTGGAACGGCACCCGCAAGGCTGCAAACATCATGCGGGAGAACAAGAGTGGCGCGATCGTCAACATCTCGTCGATCTCGGGGAAGGTGGGCCTCATCGGCCAGACCAATTACTCCGCGGCGAAGGCAGGCATCGTCGGGCTGACCAAGGCGGCGGCCAAGGAGGTCGCCCATCTCGGCGTGCGGATCAACGCGATCCAGCCGGGTCTGATTCGATCGGCCATGACGGAGGCCATGCCGCAACGCATCTGGGACGCCAAGCTGGCCGAGATTCCGATGGCCCGGGCCGGCGAGCCCGCCGAAGTGGCGAACGTCGCGCTCTTCCTGGCCTCCGACCTCTCGTCGTACATGACCGGCACGGTGCTCGAAGTGACCGGCGGCAGACACATCTGA
- a CDS encoding acetyl-CoA C-acetyltransferase, giving the protein MVDALICEPVRTPIGRYGGMFTSLTAVELGVAALRGLLDRTGVASDAVEDVILGHCYPSMEAPAIGRVVALDAGLPVTVPGMQLDRRCGSGLQAVIQACMQVSTGQNELVVAGGAESMTNAVFHSTDMRWGGARGGVKVHDALNRGRTTAGGRDYPVPGGMIETAENLRRQYGIGREEQDELAVTSHRRAVAAQRDGLLADQIIPVTVSSRAGDEVIDTDEHPRADTSVESLGKLKPLLGKQDSEATVTAGNASGQNDAASMCLVATRAKATELGLKPLVRLVSWGVAGVPPNVMGIGPVPATEVALGNAGLRLADIDLIELNEAFAAQALAVIREWKFTPADLDRTNVQGSGISLGHPVGATGGRMLATLAREMRRRDARYGLETMWFGGGQGLAAVFERVAE; this is encoded by the coding sequence ATGGTGGACGCCCTGATCTGCGAGCCCGTCCGCACGCCCATCGGGCGGTACGGAGGCATGTTCACGTCCCTGACCGCCGTGGAACTCGGCGTCGCGGCCCTGCGCGGGTTGCTGGACCGCACGGGTGTCGCATCCGACGCCGTCGAGGACGTCATTCTCGGGCACTGTTATCCGAGTATGGAGGCGCCGGCGATCGGCCGGGTCGTGGCACTCGATGCGGGACTGCCGGTGACCGTGCCCGGCATGCAGCTCGATCGTCGTTGCGGTTCTGGGCTGCAGGCCGTGATTCAGGCGTGCATGCAGGTGAGCACCGGGCAGAACGAGCTCGTCGTCGCCGGCGGCGCGGAATCCATGACCAACGCCGTATTCCATTCGACGGACATGCGCTGGGGTGGGGCCAGGGGCGGGGTGAAGGTCCACGACGCTCTCAATCGTGGCCGGACGACGGCGGGGGGTAGGGATTACCCGGTGCCCGGCGGCATGATCGAGACCGCTGAGAATCTGAGGCGCCAGTACGGGATTGGGCGCGAGGAGCAGGACGAACTGGCCGTCACCTCGCATCGCCGAGCCGTGGCCGCGCAGCGGGACGGCCTGCTGGCCGACCAGATCATTCCCGTCACCGTGAGCAGCCGCGCCGGGGACGAGGTGATCGACACCGACGAACATCCGCGTGCGGACACCTCGGTGGAGTCACTGGGAAAGCTGAAACCGCTTCTTGGCAAGCAGGATTCGGAAGCCACCGTGACGGCGGGTAACGCGAGCGGGCAGAACGACGCGGCGTCGATGTGCCTGGTGGCCACGCGTGCGAAGGCTACCGAGTTGGGCCTGAAGCCCCTCGTGCGGCTGGTGTCCTGGGGTGTCGCGGGGGTGCCGCCCAACGTGATGGGCATCGGCCCGGTGCCGGCGACTGAGGTGGCGTTGGGCAACGCTGGACTGCGCCTCGCCGACATCGATCTGATCGAACTCAACGAGGCATTCGCCGCGCAGGCGCTGGCGGTGATACGGGAGTGGAAGTTCACGCCAGCCGACCTCGATCGCACCAACGTGCAGGGCTCGGGCATCTCGCTCGGTCACCCCGTGGGAGCGACCGGCGGCCGGATGCTCGCGACGCTCGCGCGCGAGATGCGAAGGCGCGACGCCCGCTACGGGCTGGAGACCATGTGGTTCGGCGGGGGCCAGGGGCTCGCAGCCGTGTTCGAGAGGGTTGCGGAATGA